One Thalassotalea atypica DNA window includes the following coding sequences:
- a CDS encoding efflux RND transporter permease subunit, with protein MIAAAVNRGILVAVVVLITTILGIVAALTIPVQMIPDLEVRTITVQTGWPGATPQDVEKEILIEQERYLRSLSNLKRMVSYANMGSARIELEFPFGTNSNDALLRVNNALSQVPSYPENVDQPRLYSSSFSGNAFMYFVLKPQPGNPLDLDVDLLRDYANDFIRPRMESVAGVSEVGVGGGAQRQIQIKVDAARLAQRGISLPELRTAIRQRNKNTSAGDIESGKSRYLLRVMGRFEQLDELENLIISRQDNANILLKDVASVTLDHFETRGLSFNSGERTISLSVRRESGSNVLAIKKAMLPVVEDINRQLLQQNGLELKLTSDDVKYVASSLANVWTNLGLGALLATLVMYFFLRSGKATLIGVLGIPLCTIASFIALKMFGRTINVISLAGVAFAIGMTVDNTIVVLESIVQAKRKGVSKKQAAINGVMEVWPAVLASTATTVLVFAPILFVEQEAGQLYSDIAIAISGAIIASMLVAIFVVPVALAHLGKKEGVQQDKQFVLSEKWLQLAKFFTRSVKQARVASLSFIVFILGAAYVFMPAAEYLPEGEEPKAFSMMIAPPSYNLSEMKRIGVELRTYFDDFVQADSADYNAGNTNMPPLEYYSMSVSVGRIWFLSAPVDPDNINDMMNAITEKFRSYDGMRAFSSRGSIISSNDGGTRAVAVDIAGNNIVELYQAAEAVYQQAEKVFDNPQINSEPGSLTLDQPLIEIRPRWQRLAELGINSSDFGYAISAMSDGAYVDEFILNDDKVDIFLFSGAGNEQNLEKLAVTPIVTPKGNVLPLNALADLITSQNSNSVRRVDGNRTVTVYIIPPRDVALETAEQQVREELLSTLWREGKIAQGIKVSISGAADQLEATKASLSSNFIIALVLSYLLLVAIFTHWRYPMFILATVPLGMAGGLLGLISVNGINAIIANMGLPAYHQPFDMITMLGFLILLGTVVNNPILIVDQTRFFVLEQGMKVRDAVIKAVDKRLKPILMSTATTIFGLAPLVLIPGEGTELYRGIGVIVLSGIVVSTFLSLTFLPALLVSVVKDKH; from the coding sequence ATGATAGCTGCGGCAGTAAATCGCGGCATATTGGTTGCGGTCGTTGTTTTAATTACCACGATTTTAGGCATAGTGGCGGCGCTTACTATTCCTGTACAAATGATCCCTGATCTTGAAGTACGAACGATCACTGTGCAAACAGGTTGGCCTGGGGCAACGCCTCAAGACGTTGAAAAAGAAATTCTGATTGAACAGGAGCGCTACTTACGTAGTTTATCGAATTTAAAACGCATGGTTTCATACGCCAATATGGGCTCGGCTAGAATTGAATTAGAATTTCCTTTTGGCACCAACAGCAATGATGCATTATTACGGGTTAATAATGCCCTTAGTCAGGTACCGAGTTACCCTGAAAATGTTGACCAACCTCGATTATATTCCAGTTCTTTTTCGGGCAATGCGTTTATGTATTTTGTACTTAAGCCGCAACCAGGTAATCCGCTTGATTTAGACGTTGATTTACTAAGAGATTACGCTAATGACTTTATTCGCCCACGCATGGAAAGTGTCGCAGGTGTCTCAGAAGTGGGTGTGGGTGGCGGAGCACAACGGCAAATACAAATAAAGGTTGATGCTGCGCGGTTAGCTCAACGAGGCATAAGCTTACCTGAGCTGAGAACTGCCATTCGTCAGCGTAACAAGAATACTTCAGCCGGTGATATCGAGAGTGGAAAAAGTCGTTATCTGTTGCGCGTCATGGGGCGTTTTGAACAGCTTGATGAATTGGAAAACTTAATCATTAGCCGTCAAGACAATGCCAACATTTTATTAAAAGATGTTGCTAGCGTTACTTTAGATCATTTTGAAACCCGCGGCTTATCTTTTAATTCGGGCGAGCGCACCATTAGCTTGTCAGTGCGCCGAGAAAGCGGCTCAAATGTGTTAGCGATTAAAAAAGCTATGCTGCCAGTGGTTGAAGATATTAATCGACAGTTACTGCAACAAAATGGCTTAGAGTTAAAATTGACTAGTGATGACGTCAAATATGTTGCCAGTTCATTAGCTAATGTTTGGACTAACCTAGGGTTAGGTGCACTGTTGGCTACGTTGGTGATGTATTTTTTCTTGCGCTCAGGCAAGGCGACATTAATTGGCGTGTTGGGCATCCCCTTATGTACTATCGCGTCGTTCATTGCCTTGAAGATGTTTGGCCGTACCATCAATGTAATTTCGCTCGCTGGCGTTGCGTTTGCCATCGGTATGACGGTGGACAATACCATTGTAGTTTTAGAATCGATAGTACAAGCCAAGCGTAAAGGTGTGAGCAAGAAACAAGCGGCCATTAATGGTGTGATGGAAGTGTGGCCAGCGGTGTTGGCGTCTACTGCAACAACTGTGCTTGTTTTCGCGCCTATTTTGTTTGTTGAACAAGAAGCGGGACAATTGTATTCCGATATTGCCATTGCTATTTCAGGGGCGATTATTGCGTCGATGCTCGTTGCGATTTTTGTTGTGCCTGTGGCGCTCGCCCATTTAGGTAAAAAAGAAGGGGTACAACAAGACAAGCAATTTGTATTGTCAGAAAAATGGCTACAATTGGCCAAGTTTTTTACTCGCTCCGTTAAGCAGGCGCGCGTAGCTTCGCTGAGTTTTATTGTATTTATTTTAGGTGCTGCGTATGTATTTATGCCGGCGGCAGAATACCTACCGGAAGGTGAAGAACCCAAAGCGTTTTCGATGATGATTGCACCACCGAGCTATAACCTATCAGAAATGAAAAGAATAGGGGTTGAATTACGGACCTATTTTGATGATTTTGTCCAAGCAGACAGCGCTGATTATAACGCCGGCAACACTAATATGCCCCCGTTAGAATACTACTCTATGTCTGTATCGGTTGGTCGCATCTGGTTTTTAAGTGCGCCAGTTGACCCCGATAACATTAATGACATGATGAACGCTATCACAGAAAAATTTAGAAGTTATGATGGCATGCGGGCGTTTTCTTCGCGTGGTTCCATTATTTCGAGTAATGACGGCGGAACACGTGCGGTAGCAGTAGATATTGCAGGCAACAATATTGTTGAGCTTTATCAAGCGGCAGAAGCGGTTTATCAACAAGCTGAAAAAGTATTTGATAACCCGCAGATTAACTCGGAGCCAGGCTCACTGACCTTAGATCAACCTTTGATTGAAATAAGGCCTCGTTGGCAGCGTTTGGCTGAGCTAGGTATTAATAGTAGTGACTTTGGTTATGCCATTTCGGCGATGAGTGATGGCGCGTATGTTGATGAATTTATTCTCAATGATGATAAAGTCGATATCTTTTTGTTCAGTGGTGCAGGCAATGAACAAAACCTAGAAAAACTGGCGGTTACGCCTATTGTAACGCCGAAAGGTAATGTTCTACCACTTAACGCCTTAGCCGATTTAATTACAAGCCAAAACAGTAACTCAGTGCGCCGAGTTGACGGAAATCGCACCGTGACGGTTTATATTATTCCACCGCGTGACGTTGCCTTAGAAACTGCAGAGCAGCAGGTACGTGAAGAGTTATTATCGACGTTATGGCGTGAAGGAAAAATAGCACAAGGCATCAAAGTGAGCATAAGTGGTGCTGCCGATCAGTTAGAAGCCACCAAAGCGTCATTATCGAGTAATTTTATCATCGCACTGGTGCTAAGTTACTTATTACTTGTTGCTATTTTTACCCATTGGCGCTATCCGATGTTTATTCTTGCAACGGTACCTTTAGGCATGGCAGGCGGTTTACTTGGTTTAATCAGTGTTAACGGTATTAATGCCATTATTGCAAATATGGGCTTGCCAGCCTATCACCAACCGTTTGATATGATCACCATGCTGGGCTTTTTAATCTTGCTAGGTACTGTGGTGAACAACCCTATTCTTATCGTTGATCAAACACGTTTCTTTGTTTTAGAGCAGGGCATGAAAGTGCGAGACGCGGTTATAAAAGCCGTGGATAAACGGTTAAAGCCGATATTGATGTCAACAGCCACCACCATTTTTGGTTTAGCGCCATTAGTGCTTATCCCTGGTGAAGGCACTGAACTTTATCGTGGTATTGGTGTGATTGTGCTGTCGGGCATTGTGGTGTCGACATTCCTGTCGTTAACCTTTTTACCAGCGTTGCTTGTTTCGGTGGTCAAAGACAAACATTAG
- a CDS encoding type 1 glutamine amidotransferase domain-containing protein: MLKKIIITLVTLTVLGFGLVTGAKSWVKSLLPDKAHFVALKATKVSDLPYVTKNVPDYRGKILAVVTSVDKMGEDKATGYEHTELARAYWVFVANGFDVDIASPKGGKPPVVIDGEDMGAYDFAFLNDEAIQQKVANSIALVDIDPNEYEAVYFVGGKGTMFDFPDNLDIQHIAKTLYQNNKVVSAVCHGPAALVNVELDNGEMLLANKQVSGFTNDEELFLIPDAKKIFPFLLEDKLVAQGAKFQAGTKYLEKVSQDGKLITGQNPWSVWTLAEKVIAEIGYQPKVRERTPEEYAVELLMTYNTNGFDAAKHELRAQPHQYQRILILMHGMLAAMQFELGKAIDLLSLANQLKQLS; encoded by the coding sequence ATGCTGAAGAAAATAATCATTACTTTAGTCACATTAACAGTTTTAGGTTTTGGTTTAGTCACTGGCGCTAAATCTTGGGTGAAAAGTTTACTGCCTGACAAAGCACACTTTGTTGCGCTAAAAGCAACAAAAGTCAGTGACTTACCGTATGTTACGAAAAATGTTCCTGACTACCGAGGTAAAATTTTAGCGGTAGTGACAAGCGTCGACAAAATGGGTGAAGACAAAGCAACGGGCTACGAACACACGGAGCTTGCTCGCGCTTATTGGGTGTTTGTAGCCAATGGTTTTGACGTTGATATTGCCAGCCCTAAAGGCGGTAAACCGCCAGTCGTTATCGATGGTGAAGACATGGGCGCGTACGATTTTGCATTTTTAAATGATGAGGCTATTCAGCAAAAAGTGGCAAATTCCATCGCTTTGGTTGATATAGACCCGAATGAATATGAAGCTGTATACTTTGTCGGCGGCAAAGGGACTATGTTTGACTTCCCTGACAACCTTGATATCCAGCATATTGCAAAAACCCTGTATCAAAACAATAAGGTTGTGAGTGCGGTGTGCCATGGCCCCGCAGCGCTGGTTAATGTGGAGTTAGATAATGGAGAAATGCTGTTAGCTAACAAGCAGGTTAGTGGCTTTACTAACGATGAAGAACTGTTCTTAATTCCTGACGCAAAAAAAATATTTCCTTTTTTATTGGAAGATAAGTTAGTGGCACAAGGCGCGAAATTTCAAGCAGGCACTAAGTACTTAGAAAAAGTAAGCCAAGATGGCAAACTTATTACGGGTCAAAATCCTTGGTCGGTATGGACGCTAGCGGAGAAAGTGATTGCTGAAATTGGTTATCAACCCAAAGTCAGAGAGCGCACGCCTGAAGAGTACGCGGTGGAATTGTTGATGACCTACAATACAAATGGTTTTGATGCAGCAAAACATGAATTAAGGGCACAGCCTCACCAATATCAACGAATACTTATTTTGATGCATGGTATGCTAGCGGCGATGCAATTTGAGCTGGGTAAAGCGATTGACCTGTTAAGCTTAGCCAATCAATTAAAACAGTTGAGTTAA
- a CDS encoding peptidylprolyl isomerase codes for MIRVSIVVISVLISFQLMAAGAKGQYIQPSNLSPKVRVETNMGNFVIQLDRYRAKITVNNFLGYVSRGQYDNTMVHRVEESYLIQAGGFMTNYTEIEPDEPIFNESGNGLKNRFGTIAMAKQLNDAHSATNQFFINLNKNTNLDPGRSWGYAVFGEVVEGYEIVEAISEVEVGYSKELGYPTVPKKMVTIIRVVILDEENTP; via the coding sequence GTGATCAGAGTTTCAATAGTCGTTATTTCAGTATTGATATCATTTCAGCTAATGGCTGCAGGTGCTAAAGGTCAATACATTCAACCAAGTAATTTATCTCCTAAGGTCAGGGTTGAAACCAATATGGGTAACTTTGTTATCCAATTAGACCGCTACCGAGCGAAAATTACCGTTAATAATTTTCTGGGTTACGTCTCTAGAGGACAATACGACAACACGATGGTGCATCGGGTAGAAGAAAGCTATCTCATCCAAGCCGGTGGATTTATGACTAATTACACAGAAATAGAGCCCGACGAGCCTATTTTTAACGAATCAGGCAATGGACTAAAAAACAGGTTCGGCACTATTGCCATGGCTAAGCAGCTCAATGATGCCCATTCAGCTACCAATCAATTTTTTATTAATTTGAATAAAAACACCAATTTGGATCCAGGAAGATCATGGGGTTATGCTGTGTTTGGGGAAGTAGTCGAAGGATACGAAATCGTTGAAGCTATTTCAGAAGTTGAAGTAGGCTACAGCAAAGAGTTAGGCTACCCTACCGTGCCAAAGAAAATGGTTACGATTATCAGAGTAGTGATACTTGACGAAGAAAACACGCCATAA
- a CDS encoding tautomerase family protein: MPIINVKVIENVFNKEQKRKIISRLTDTMVEIEGENMRGVTWVYIEDVKEGEFGIGGQALSAEDVHRIQRGE; encoded by the coding sequence ATGCCAATAATTAATGTAAAAGTAATAGAGAACGTATTCAACAAAGAACAAAAACGAAAAATTATTTCTCGTCTAACTGACACCATGGTTGAGATTGAAGGCGAAAACATGCGAGGCGTTACTTGGGTGTATATTGAAGATGTCAAAGAAGGAGAGTTTGGTATTGGAGGACAAGCACTATCCGCCGAAGATGTTCATCGTATTCAACGTGGTGAGTAA
- a CDS encoding CDGSH iron-sulfur domain-containing protein — MTKPVRASDTPFAVEVEEGKKYSWCSCGKSEKQPFCDGSHKGSEFSPVGFTATESKKVFFCGCKLTASQPMCDGSHK; from the coding sequence ATGACTAAACCAGTACGTGCATCTGATACGCCATTTGCAGTTGAAGTAGAAGAAGGTAAAAAATACTCTTGGTGTTCTTGCGGTAAAAGTGAGAAACAGCCATTTTGTGATGGCTCTCATAAAGGATCTGAATTCTCCCCCGTAGGATTTACGGCAACTGAGTCTAAGAAAGTGTTTTTTTGTGGCTGTAAGCTAACCGCATCTCAACCAATGTGCGATGGTAGTCATAAATAA
- a CDS encoding GNAT family N-acetyltransferase, whose product MKIHSRHLNDVDFQIMKKLLLKEGPNEWNYITDESIEHQFKLIQNGNALAVLAEENEILGFAVVILKESCPSKLSKYDQLSTIAYINDVVIAASQSGKGLGTKLLKESIRLASVEKCSRVYIERHEENLASAGMMRKAGFELVETFNDPNKRTSGSRNTTVQSVST is encoded by the coding sequence ATGAAAATTCATTCTCGACACCTTAATGACGTCGATTTTCAAATAATGAAAAAACTTTTACTTAAAGAAGGTCCTAACGAGTGGAATTATATAACTGATGAAAGTATTGAACATCAGTTTAAGCTTATACAAAATGGAAACGCATTAGCTGTTCTTGCGGAAGAAAATGAAATTTTAGGTTTTGCCGTTGTTATATTGAAGGAGTCATGTCCCAGTAAACTAAGTAAGTATGATCAATTATCAACTATTGCATATATAAATGATGTAGTTATTGCTGCAAGCCAAAGTGGTAAAGGTTTGGGAACTAAATTACTGAAAGAATCTATTCGACTGGCAAGCGTTGAAAAATGCAGCAGGGTGTATATTGAACGTCATGAAGAAAACCTAGCATCAGCAGGCATGATGAGAAAAGCTGGATTTGAGCTAGTAGAAACATTCAATGATCCGAATAAACGAACTTCTGGCTCACGGAATACAACTGTTCAAAGTGTAAGCACATAA
- a CDS encoding VPS10 domain-containing protein has protein sequence MNKPLSLLACVIISIAAMSSSAKDKDDSLVNSKTLDALEFRSIGPAFMSGRIADIEIDPDNKNTWYVGVGSGGMFKTSNAGTTWQPVFDDKDVYSIGTVTIDPSNSQTIWVGTGENVGGRHVSFGDGVYVSHDAGKSWKNMGLKASEHISEIIVHPTDSNTIWVAAQGPLWSKGDERGLYKSTDGGKTWNKTLGDDEWTGVTDVVADPRNPDVMYAATWQRHRTVAAYLGGGPNTAIHKSTDGGDTWTKLENGIPKGNLAKIGLAISPINPDVLYAAIVLDRRKGAVYRSSNKGASWSKQSDAVAGGTGPHYYTELYVSPHHMDEIYLAGVRMKKSTDGGKTFKAMEEEHKHSDNHSLTFLKDNDDYMLMGSDGGIYESFDNGDNWRFISNLPILQYYKIALDDAKPFYNVYGGTQDNNSQAGPVRTDKVQGIENADWTVTLFGDGHQPATEPGNPNVFYSQWQQGNLVRFDKSTGSMVYVQPQPGKGEKPERYNWDAPILVSPHSSTRLYFASQRLWQSDDRGDSWTPISGDLTNNLPRIEQPIMGRTQSWDNAWDLYAMSKYSTITSLSESPLKEGLLYVGTDDGLIQVTEDGGQNWRKLKVGKLPDVPDTAFVNDIKADLHDKDTVYIALDNHKFGDYKPYLLKSTNKGKSWKKLNNGIPDKHLVWRVVQDHVDPELMFAATEFGIFTTVNGGKNWIELNGGLPTISFRDLAIHKGENDLVAASFGRGIYVLDDYQALRDIDEETLKQDAMIFPARDALWYIEKMRLGFGKKGNAGASHYVADNPPFGANFTYYIKNVPESLKAQRTTKEKALDKDNKNIPFPGWEKLEAEKKQSKPQLQFVIKNDQGQVVRRIETEMKKGIQRINWDLRLPSRGAIGDKGGFFSDEPTGMLAMPGKYTITMASKVDSKVKVLAEPMPFNVTRLYESQLNEASHEQVSAFWRELEAAQGQNSTLNNQFKLTNKRVEDLGEALLRSQADVGALEQQLEAIRDKLSLLNHRYSGSKVRGEVGVLDDHVTVGQRLFVATLGTGLSSYGPTPTHKEALAIAKSDLDEMSNKLNNVINNDIAALEAALKKVNAPWVKGQSL, from the coding sequence ATGAATAAACCCCTCTCATTGTTAGCCTGCGTCATCATATCGATAGCAGCTATGTCCTCTAGTGCAAAAGATAAAGACGACTCTCTCGTCAATTCAAAAACACTAGACGCACTTGAATTTCGTAGCATCGGCCCTGCCTTTATGTCAGGTCGTATCGCGGACATCGAAATTGACCCTGATAACAAAAATACTTGGTACGTTGGCGTTGGCTCTGGTGGTATGTTTAAAACCAGTAATGCAGGTACAACATGGCAACCCGTATTTGACGATAAAGATGTCTATTCTATTGGTACAGTTACCATTGACCCAAGTAACTCTCAAACCATTTGGGTAGGCACAGGTGAAAATGTCGGCGGTCGTCATGTCAGTTTTGGTGATGGTGTGTATGTTTCTCATGACGCAGGTAAATCATGGAAAAACATGGGGCTAAAAGCGTCGGAGCATATTTCTGAAATCATTGTTCACCCTACTGACTCAAATACAATATGGGTAGCGGCCCAAGGCCCACTTTGGTCAAAAGGTGATGAGCGCGGTTTATATAAATCAACCGATGGTGGTAAAACCTGGAATAAAACCTTAGGGGATGATGAGTGGACTGGTGTTACCGACGTTGTTGCCGATCCTAGAAACCCTGATGTGATGTACGCTGCCACTTGGCAGCGCCACCGAACCGTAGCTGCCTATTTAGGTGGTGGTCCAAATACCGCAATTCATAAATCTACCGATGGCGGCGACACTTGGACTAAACTAGAAAATGGCATACCAAAAGGAAATTTAGCCAAAATTGGCTTAGCGATCTCGCCGATAAACCCCGATGTACTTTACGCGGCGATTGTACTAGATCGACGAAAAGGAGCAGTGTATCGCTCATCAAATAAAGGAGCGTCTTGGAGCAAACAATCAGATGCTGTAGCAGGTGGCACAGGTCCACACTACTACACTGAGCTTTACGTGAGCCCCCACCATATGGATGAAATTTACCTTGCTGGGGTTCGGATGAAAAAATCTACCGATGGTGGTAAAACCTTCAAGGCAATGGAAGAAGAACATAAACATTCAGACAATCATTCACTGACTTTTTTAAAAGACAATGATGACTACATGCTAATGGGCTCTGATGGCGGCATTTACGAGAGCTTTGACAATGGTGATAATTGGAGGTTTATTAGCAACTTACCGATCCTTCAATACTATAAAATTGCGTTGGATGACGCAAAACCGTTTTATAATGTTTATGGCGGCACACAAGACAACAACTCTCAAGCTGGTCCCGTTAGAACGGATAAAGTACAAGGCATTGAAAATGCCGACTGGACTGTGACCTTGTTTGGTGATGGCCACCAACCAGCTACTGAACCGGGCAACCCTAACGTATTCTACTCACAGTGGCAGCAAGGTAACTTAGTCCGTTTTGATAAAAGCACTGGCTCGATGGTTTATGTGCAACCACAACCAGGCAAAGGTGAAAAACCAGAACGATACAATTGGGATGCCCCTATACTTGTTAGCCCGCACAGCTCTACTCGCTTATATTTTGCTTCACAACGCTTATGGCAAAGTGACGATCGTGGCGACAGCTGGACACCTATTTCAGGTGATTTAACGAATAATCTACCGCGTATTGAGCAACCTATCATGGGGCGTACGCAAAGTTGGGACAATGCGTGGGATTTATACGCAATGTCTAAATACAGCACCATTACATCGCTGTCAGAATCGCCGCTTAAAGAAGGTCTTTTATATGTAGGTACCGATGATGGCTTGATTCAGGTGACTGAAGACGGTGGTCAGAATTGGCGTAAATTGAAAGTGGGTAAATTGCCCGATGTGCCAGACACTGCGTTTGTTAATGACATCAAGGCCGATTTACATGACAAAGATACCGTCTACATTGCCTTAGATAATCATAAATTTGGCGACTATAAACCTTATTTATTAAAAAGTACCAACAAGGGTAAGTCTTGGAAAAAGCTAAATAACGGCATACCAGATAAGCATTTAGTATGGCGCGTAGTGCAAGATCATGTTGATCCTGAGCTAATGTTTGCAGCCACAGAGTTTGGTATTTTCACCACGGTTAATGGCGGTAAAAACTGGATTGAGCTTAATGGTGGATTGCCAACGATATCTTTTAGGGATTTAGCCATCCACAAAGGTGAAAATGATCTAGTCGCTGCCTCTTTTGGCCGTGGCATTTATGTACTGGACGACTATCAAGCATTGCGTGATATTGATGAAGAAACGCTGAAACAAGACGCCATGATTTTCCCTGCACGTGATGCACTTTGGTACATTGAGAAAATGCGTCTTGGATTTGGTAAAAAAGGCAATGCTGGGGCATCGCATTATGTTGCCGATAACCCGCCGTTTGGCGCAAACTTTACCTATTATATTAAAAACGTACCAGAGTCTTTAAAAGCACAGCGTACAACAAAAGAAAAAGCGCTTGATAAAGACAATAAGAACATTCCTTTCCCAGGCTGGGAAAAGCTTGAAGCAGAGAAAAAACAAAGCAAGCCACAATTACAGTTCGTGATCAAAAACGATCAAGGCCAAGTGGTGCGCCGCATCGAAACTGAAATGAAAAAAGGTATACAACGCATTAATTGGGACCTGCGTTTACCTTCCCGTGGTGCTATTGGTGATAAAGGCGGTTTCTTCTCAGACGAACCCACAGGCATGTTAGCGATGCCGGGCAAATATACCATAACAATGGCGTCAAAAGTTGATAGCAAAGTCAAAGTGTTAGCAGAGCCTATGCCGTTTAATGTGACACGCCTTTATGAGAGCCAGTTAAACGAAGCATCACATGAACAAGTCTCAGCTTTTTGGCGAGAGCTAGAAGCTGCACAAGGTCAAAACAGTACATTGAATAATCAATTTAAGTTGACTAATAAACGCGTTGAAGACTTAGGCGAAGCGCTACTTCGCTCACAAGCAGATGTTGGTGCATTAGAACAACAGCTAGAAGCCATTAGAGATAAGTTATCACTTCTTAATCATCGATACAGCGGTAGTAAAGTTCGCGGTGAAGTTGGCGTGCTTGATGATCACGTTACGGTGGGTCAACGCTTGTTTGTTGCCACCTTAGGTACAGGCTTATCTAGTTATGGCCCAACGCCTACGCATAAAGAGGCGTTAGCGATAGCAAAGTCAGATCTTGATGAAATGAGTAATAAACTCAATAACGTGATAAATAACGACATAGCCGCATTAGAAGCAGCCCTTAAAAAGGTCAACGCCCCTTGGGTTAAAGGGCAATCACTTTAA
- a CDS encoding NAD(P)H-dependent oxidoreductase, which produces MNLNILLVSSSQRENSKSFEVSKYLQTNILNTMEGIKSSILDLSQYPFLLDHYGTGRDDQISLANNKDEVLAQLYACDAVVVIVPEWGGMIPPTLVNLLLLSANGSANGLPLGHKPAFAIGVSASGGGSNPISLLKGYAAKNSHLTWLPLHAIIQNVGDFLVQTWAPTLDNRYSQVQSRLLVGLKSLIIYSKQLASIRNELLELSKKHPYGQ; this is translated from the coding sequence ATGAATTTGAATATTCTGCTAGTGAGTAGTAGTCAAAGAGAAAATTCTAAAAGTTTTGAAGTCTCAAAGTATTTACAAACGAACATATTGAATACAATGGAAGGGATTAAGTCTTCGATATTAGATTTATCGCAATATCCTTTTTTATTGGATCATTATGGTACAGGTAGAGATGATCAAATTTCATTAGCCAATAATAAAGATGAAGTGCTAGCGCAATTATATGCCTGTGATGCCGTAGTTGTTATTGTTCCTGAATGGGGAGGAATGATCCCTCCTACACTTGTAAATTTATTACTTTTGTCTGCTAACGGCTCAGCGAATGGTTTGCCTTTAGGTCATAAACCGGCATTTGCTATCGGCGTTTCTGCCTCGGGTGGTGGCAGTAATCCTATTTCTTTATTAAAAGGATACGCCGCAAAAAATAGTCATCTCACTTGGCTACCGTTGCATGCAATTATTCAAAACGTAGGTGATTTTCTAGTTCAAACGTGGGCACCTACACTTGATAACAGATATTCGCAGGTGCAGTCACGTTTGTTGGTTGGTTTAAAGAGTTTAATTATCTATTCGAAACAACTAGCTTCTATTAGAAATGAGTTGTTGGAGTTATCAAAAAAGCACCCTTATGGTCAATAA
- a CDS encoding efflux RND transporter periplasmic adaptor subunit, translated as MKLSTPIYLLLIIGFVHTPTHATETAKVNAMFVEASKAHQTLVLSGTVEAKQNAELAPLQSGVIAQLFVEVGDVVEHGQKLMQLDDKLAKLNLAKAKASLAGAAAKQQEAERLYQEVILLSSKQLVAETLLAQRLSDVEVARAEYVRLTAEIDQEQEVLRRHTLYAPFSGVIAYRHIDIGEWVTQTTQAFTLVEQDELRVRLAIPQEYLGQLAGANDVDVVISPDFNQALLGHSNFISAKLHRIVNVVNDVNRTVSALVGLPPQSALVAGMSVHAEITLPESEHAVIWLPKSAIKQHPDGGTSVFAVKNNTAQRILVKVVKHQGKQVAITGAPAEQLYVLTGIELLKNGDALKVTELQGDAL; from the coding sequence TTGAAACTTTCTACACCCATATATCTGCTCTTAATCATTGGCTTTGTGCATACGCCTACACATGCAACTGAAACAGCCAAGGTCAACGCCATGTTTGTTGAGGCGAGTAAGGCACACCAAACACTAGTGCTTAGCGGCACAGTTGAGGCAAAACAAAACGCGGAATTAGCACCGCTGCAATCTGGTGTCATTGCCCAGTTGTTTGTAGAGGTGGGTGACGTGGTTGAACATGGGCAAAAGCTGATGCAGTTAGATGACAAGCTTGCCAAACTCAATTTAGCTAAAGCAAAGGCTTCATTGGCCGGTGCTGCAGCAAAGCAACAAGAAGCGGAGCGTTTATATCAAGAAGTTATTTTACTTTCTAGCAAACAATTAGTTGCTGAAACTCTGCTGGCTCAACGTCTGTCTGACGTTGAAGTGGCCAGAGCTGAATACGTGCGCTTGACTGCAGAAATCGACCAAGAACAAGAAGTGCTCAGGCGGCATACATTATACGCGCCTTTTTCTGGTGTAATAGCGTACCGTCACATCGATATTGGGGAGTGGGTGACGCAAACCACGCAAGCATTTACCTTGGTAGAGCAGGATGAATTGCGTGTTAGACTTGCTATTCCTCAAGAGTACCTCGGGCAATTAGCTGGCGCTAATGACGTAGATGTCGTGATCTCCCCAGATTTTAATCAGGCGTTATTGGGGCACAGCAACTTTATCAGTGCTAAATTACACCGCATTGTCAATGTGGTTAATGATGTTAATCGTACGGTTAGTGCACTTGTTGGGCTGCCGCCACAGTCAGCCTTAGTTGCTGGTATGTCTGTACATGCCGAAATCACTTTGCCTGAAAGTGAACATGCGGTCATTTGGCTACCTAAATCAGCAATAAAACAACATCCCGATGGTGGCACTAGCGTATTTGCCGTGAAAAACAATACCGCTCAACGGATACTAGTAAAAGTGGTCAAGCATCAAGGTAAGCAAGTGGCGATTACTGGAGCACCGGCTGAACAACTTTATGTATTAACAGGCATTGAGCTATTAAAAAATGGTGATGCGTTAAAAGTGACTGAGCTACAAGGTGATGCGCTATGA